The following is a genomic window from Nissabacter sp. SGAir0207.
TCTGGCTGGTAAATAACATGGGCCCTTTCGCCGGTATTATTGTCGGCGGAACACTTTCACTGATGATCATCACAGGTATGCACTACGTTCTCGTGCCAATCATCATCAATAACATTACGCGCCTCGGCTACGATCCGATAAAACCTATAATGTTTGCCGCGAACTTCGGTCAGGCCGGTGCGGCATTTGGCGTCTTTCTTCGCTCCCGTAGTAAAAAAACCAAATCGCTGGCGTTATCAACTTCATTCAGCGCGTTAATGGGCGTCACCGAGCCCGCTATGTACGGCATTAACATTCGCTTTAAAAAGCCTTTTGCAGCAGCACTGATTGGTGGAGCTGCCGGTGGATGCCTTGCAATGACGATGGGCGCTAAGGCTTATGCTTACGCTCTTGCTGGCTTATCGGGACTCCCGTCACTGGCAGGCGAGGGATTCGTGTGGGCCCTTGCGAGCATGTGTCTGGCATTTGCAGTAGCAGCAGTAGTGACGTTCGTGCTGGGCTTTGAAGAGCAAATAGAACAGAGCGTACCGGCAGATCCTACAGCTTCAGCATCCGCCAGCGGCACAGCCTTTTCACCGACAGCCCCCGTTAAAGCAGGAGTCAGTCCAGTCACGGTTAACGCTTCAGAGCAATTGTTCGCACCATGTTCTGGGCAACTCACGCCGCTGAGCGAATTGAGTGATCCCGTGTTTGCCGATGAGGTTTTCGGTAAGGGCATAGCCATCGTTCCCGTAACAGGGGAACTGGTATCACCGGTTAGCGGGCGAGTAGGCTCAATTTTTGCCACGAATCACGCCATAACGCTCGAAAGTGATTCAGGTGCAGAGATTCTGATCCACATCGGTATTGATACGGTCAAACTGAACGGGCTGCACTTTACCCGTCTGGTTGAAGACGGTGCAGAAGTCACCGTCGGACAACCGCTTATCACTTTTGATCTCAAAGCACTAATCTCAAAAAACATTGATCCCAGCGTGATAGTGATTGTGACGAATACCGAAAATTACGGCGACATTAGCCCGGTATCAGAGGGAAGTGTGGATTCTCGCGACGCATTTTTGAAACTGACAGCGACAGCTGCATAAGGGGAGAAATAATGGCTTTTTCAAAATCATTTCCGGATAATTTTTTGTGGGGCGGAGCTACGGCGGCTAACCAGCTGGAAGGCGCTTTCGATGCAGATGGCAAAGGCTTGTCCGCTTCAGACGTCTTTATCTTTGATGAGAATGCGCCAAAAGAGCGCTGGTTAGATCAATGGGCGGGCATGACTCATGCGCAGGTGGCAGAAGCACAGGATCAGCACAGCAAAAAATACTACCCAAAGCGCCGTGGTAACGACTTTTATCATCGTTATGAAGAAGACATCGCGCTTTTTGCTGAGATGGGATTCAAATGCTTCCGTATGTCGCTGGCATGGACGCGCATTTTTCCGCGCGGTGATGAGACTACGCCAAATGAAGCCGGTCTGGCATTCTATGATCGGGTATTTGATACCCTGCGCCGCCACAATATCGAACCCGTTGTTTCACTTTCGCATTACGAAATGCCGCTGACGCTGGTCACCGAATATGGTGGATGGACCAACCGTAAGGTCATCGATTTTTATCTCTCATTCGCCAATACCGTTTTCCAGCGCTATCGCAGCAAAGTGAAATACTGGATGACGTTTAACGAAATCAACTGCGTTAAACACCACCCTTACGTCAGCGTTGGCGTCATTGAAGAAAATCACCCGAACCTGGAACAGGCTAAGTATCAGGGAGCACATCATCAGTTTATTGCCAGTGCACTTGCGACAAAAGCCTGTCACGAGATTATCCCAGGTTCAAAAGTCGGATGCATGATTAGCTACCAGATCCTTTA
Proteins encoded in this region:
- a CDS encoding beta-glucoside-specific PTS transporter subunit IIABC; translated protein: MDYQQTARRIIDFLGGASNINSVFHCITRLRFSLKDNDKVARDQLANLDGVMGVNLSGDQFQVIIGNKVTQVFKAIQEEIPALAIFDSKEEDDDKKQKKSRNPVSRAFEIISGIFSPIIPAIAGAGILKGVLSLFVTLGWVASTNQTYQIMVAISDAVFYFMPMVLAFSAGLKFGANPYLSVALAATLFHPALSTMFKAGEPVFFAGLSVSPVSYANSVIPIVLSVWVLSYVERFFNRIIPSSVRTMFSPLLSLMVVAPLMLIVIGPAGISVGNALSGGIIWLVNNMGPFAGIIVGGTLSLMIITGMHYVLVPIIINNITRLGYDPIKPIMFAANFGQAGAAFGVFLRSRSKKTKSLALSTSFSALMGVTEPAMYGINIRFKKPFAAALIGGAAGGCLAMTMGAKAYAYALAGLSGLPSLAGEGFVWALASMCLAFAVAAVVTFVLGFEEQIEQSVPADPTASASASGTAFSPTAPVKAGVSPVTVNASEQLFAPCSGQLTPLSELSDPVFADEVFGKGIAIVPVTGELVSPVSGRVGSIFATNHAITLESDSGAEILIHIGIDTVKLNGLHFTRLVEDGAEVTVGQPLITFDLKALISKNIDPSVIVIVTNTENYGDISPVSEGSVDSRDAFLKLTATAA
- a CDS encoding glycoside hydrolase family 1 protein, with the translated sequence MAFSKSFPDNFLWGGATAANQLEGAFDADGKGLSASDVFIFDENAPKERWLDQWAGMTHAQVAEAQDQHSKKYYPKRRGNDFYHRYEEDIALFAEMGFKCFRMSLAWTRIFPRGDETTPNEAGLAFYDRVFDTLRRHNIEPVVSLSHYEMPLTLVTEYGGWTNRKVIDFYLSFANTVFQRYRSKVKYWMTFNEINCVKHHPYVSVGVIEENHPNLEQAKYQGAHHQFIASALATKACHEIIPGSKVGCMISYQILYPHTCHPDDLQACEEAQRVSLFFSDIQARGAYPAWSDRLFAAKGVSLIKERGDDEILRLYPVDFVSFSYYMSSTISAHPEKLEGVQGNLITGGIRNPHLPESDWGWQIDPKGLRLALNQLYDRYQKPLFVAENGLGAVDIPDENGVIQDDYRIDYLRLHIEQMNEAISDGVDLFGYTWWGPIDMVSASTSQMSKRYGFIHVDQDDMGNGTLKRSRKKSFGWYKKVIATNGKDLSS